From Xiphophorus hellerii strain 12219 chromosome 20, Xiphophorus_hellerii-4.1, whole genome shotgun sequence, the proteins below share one genomic window:
- the rplp0 gene encoding large ribosomal subunit protein uL10: MPREDRATWKSNYFLKIIQLLDDYPKCFIVGADNVGSKQMQTIRLSLRGKAVVLMGKNTMMRKAIRGHLENNPALEKLLPHIKGNVGFVFTKEDLTEVRDLLLANKVPAAARAGAIAPCDVTVPAQNTGLGPEKTSFFQALGITTKISRGTIEILSDVGLIKTNDKVGASEATLLNMLNISPFSFGLIIQQVYDNGSVYSPEVLDITEASLHTKFLEGVRNIASVCLEIGYPTLASVPHSVINGYKRVLAVAVETDYSFPLAEKVKAYLADPTAFAAVAAAPAAVAETAAAPAAKEEVKEESEESDDDMGFGLFD, from the exons ATGCCCAGGGAAGACAGGGCCACGTGGAAGTCCAACTACTTTCTGAAAATTATC CAACTCTTGGATGATTACCCAAAATGCTTCATAGTGGGGGCAGACAACGTGGGCTCCAAGCAGATGCAGACCATCCGCCTGTCTCTGCGTGGGAAAGCTGTTGTGCTCATGGGTAAAAATACCATGATGCGCAAAGCCATCCGTGGTCACCTGGAGAACAACCCTGCTTTGGAGAA GCTCCTGCCCCACATTAAAGGCAATGTGGGGTTTGTCTTCACCAAGGAGGATCTGACTGAGGTCCGGGACTTGCTGCTGGCTAATAAG GTGCCTGCAGCTGCCCGTGCTGGAGCCATCGCCCCCTGTGATGTCACTGTGCCAGCCCAGAATACTGGACTGGGTCCTGAGAAGACCTCTTTCTTCCAGGCTCTGGGCATCACCACCAAAATTTCCAGAGGAACCATTGAAATCTTG aGTGACGTCGGCCTGATCAAGACTAACGACAAGGTTGGTGCCAGCGAAGCCACACTTCTCAACATGTTGAACATCTCGCCCTTCTCCTTTGGGCTGATTATCCAGCAAGTGTATGACAACGGCAGTGTTTACAGTCCTGAGGTGCTTGACATCACAGAGGCATCCCTGCATACCAAGTTCTTGGAG GGTGTGAGAAACATCGCCAGTGTGTGTCTGGAGATTGGCTACCCCACtttggcttctgtcccccactCGGTCATCAATGGCTACAAGAGAGTCCTGGCTGTTGCTGTGGAAACGGATTATTCCTTCCCCCTGGCAGAAAAG GTCAAAGCTTACCTGGCTGATCCAACTgcttttgctgctgttgcagcaGCACCTGCAGCTGTTGCAgaaactgctgcagctccagctgcaaAGGAGGAGGTTAAGGAAGAGTCTGAGGAATCAGATGACGACATGGGCTTTGGGCTGTTTGACTAA